The following is a genomic window from Sutcliffiella horikoshii.
CGTCAAAGCTGCGAACAAAGTTAACTGTAGCTTCTAAGTCTTCCGGTCCTGTCACAGGATTTTTACCAAGCTCGCCGATAGGACGGTACTTGCTTCCTGTGGATGTAGCCATAAAGTTGTTTGTTACAACCGTATATGTTGCTTCTTTATCAATCGGTGTTCCATCCGGGAAAGTGATATCTACCACTTTGTAAGTGGAGCCATCCCAAGTATAATGAAAGCCGCTGATACTATAATCTGGTCCATATGGAGCTTGAAGTTGTGCATTCATAATCGTGTAAAGGTCTGCACCTGTAATTTCAAGCTTCATTAGAACATTATTGAATGGCTGGATATTAAACAATTCACCCCAAGTGATGTCCCCTTGATTTAAACTGTCACGGATTCCACCACCATTCATGAGTGCAAAGTCCGCATCCATTTCCGCTTTCATGCCATCAGCAATCAGGTTACCTAGGGCATTGTCCCCTATTTCCCCACGTACACCATAGCCGCCTTCCATGGCAATTTCCGCCACACCAATCACTTCATTCAAAATTGGTGCAATTCTATTTTCATAGTTTGCTAGAATTTCCGCTACAACAGGATCTGGGTCCATTTTACTTTGGTCAACAAATACAATTTCTGCTTCCTTGTTTACAATATCGCCTGTTTCCGGATCGATTTCAAGTTCTACTGCAGAAAATGCTTTTCCGTAATCCAAAGCTTGTACAATCAATTTATTGTCAACAATCGCATTTACAATTTCGTGATTATGAGCTGCAAAAATCACGTCTACTTCATCATCCACATTGTTTGCAAGGTTCGCCGCATCACCAGTAGCAGAATCTCCATCTTGTGATGCAGGCATATGGGAAAGAACCACAATAGATCTAATTCCTTGCTCTTTCAATTCTTGTGTGGCTTCATTAACTGCATCCACTTCATCCGTAAATGTGATATCCTGGATGCCATCCGGGATAACCATGTTTAATGTAGCAGTTGTGTTTACACCGATGAAACCGATTTGTTCTCCGCCAACTTCCAAAATTTCATATGGAGGCAAGAACGTTTCACCACTGTCTTTCCATACACAGTTGGCACAAACATTCGGGAAGTTCATCCCTTCATAGCCTTCTGTACCTTTTCCTTCTGGATGGTCCCCACCGTTTACCATACGTAAGAACTCTGTTGTACCTTCATCAAACTCATGGTTACCAACAGTACCGATGTCAAATCCAATTTCATTCATAATTTCTACAACAGGCTCGTCCTGAAGCAACGCTGCAACCGGAGAGCTTCCACCAATCATATCACCTGCATGCATAATCAGTGTGTTAGGGTTCTGTTCTCTCCGGTCTTTTAAATACGCAGATACATAATCCATACGGCCTGCTGCTGCAACACCATAATCTTCTGCCAAATCATACGTTTGATCTATTTTACCGTGTAAATCATTCATTCCTATAAGCTGGACAGATACAAGCTCTCCAGGATTAGGTTCTTCTTCTCCACCGTCGTCCACCGGAGTGTAACCTGCTGCAATTGCATCTGCTTCATTCCAGAAGAATACACGTTTCTCAACAGGAACATCTTCCCATTCTGTAGGTTGTACATATTCTTTTGTATCTGAGTTTCCAACTGGCTTTGTTAAAGGATTTCCTTCGTAGCGGGCACGGAAAAATGTCGGTAGCTCCAATAATGGATCTGCTGCATTCCAAATTCCTTTGCCAGCATCTTTCGCTTCTTTCACCGCAGTTTGGAATTCGTTGTACTCATTTTCCGGTCCAACCGGATGGATAAAGTACGTTACCGCATATCCTTCTCTAACCATTTCAAGGTTCGTGTTCAGTCTATCTTCCTTGCGTAAAACTTGAGCTAGTAATCTACCATAGTTGTCAGTAGGCTCTTCGCCCACTTTCAGTATTACTTCATCCCCTGGTTGAAGGAGAGTCTGCATATAAGCAGTCGCTTCATTTCCTTTATCTTTTTGGTTCTGATCAAGATCATTTCTTACAGAATGATAGGTTTCCGGCGTATCAATATTCACATAACGTACGCTTTGGGAACCAAATAACGGAGAAGTAATACGGATCGTATCGCCATCCGTTACACGCTCTACTACCGCCGGATATTCACCTGCTGCACTTGGTGGTTCAGGTTGCTCTTCAGCCAATACGATATCGGAAGCTTTTCTAGGCAAAATTTGATACGTATTGTATTGACTAAGGATAGCGGTAATCTCATACCATTTTCCTTCTTCTAATGCATCAATAGCATTAGTACCTTCCATAACACGTAACGTTGTGGAGTTAAAATCACTGTCAGTCAATGTTACATTGTACCCGCCACCAGCCGGTGTAGATGGCTTGCTGGAAACATAACCTGTAACTGTAACAAGCTGGCCCTCTAGAGGTTCAGCAACAGTTGCTGTTTGTAATTCTTCAATTGTAATTGGTGTTGGAGCTGGAAGTGCTTCGTTTTCAGCTAAAATTTCAATGCCATTAGTGTTCGGCATAATTTCAAGCAAGCCGTTATATTCCGCTATCTTCCCTCTAACCTCTACCACTTGACCTTCTACTAGATTTGGAAAGCCTGATAGACTATTAGAAAACAAATTGATTCCTGCTGTTTCATCTTGTATGTAAGTAGATAGTTTCCCACCGCCGATTGCTGCATTGTCTGCTGTGACAACACCTTGGACGATTACTTCTTGTCCTACATTTTTAGTTCGTGCTTCTTCTAGAGTGATAAGTTCTGGTTCTGCTGGAGGTTCAGGCTCTTGGCCGCCATCGATGATGGTGTAATCAGTTGGGCTTCTTAGGCCTGGTACACTGAAGTATGCTGCTAATGAACCTGTAATTTGTATTTTTGCGTGGTGATTACCTGGATTATCAACTAAATTTAATCCACTACGGATGGATCCGCTAGGTAGTTGAACAGGTAACATCTTGGAGAAGTCTGTTTCAGTTGGTGAATCTGCTATAGCTAAGTTTGTGGCAGTGGTAAATGGAGCATCTAAATCATAATTGGTTCCGGAAATCACCGTCCCCACTATATACCCCTCTACAGTCGCAGTCCCGCTATTATTAGCTATAGCTTGCTCGACTGTAATAGCAGTTGACTGCTCTTCTGCTGCATAAGTTGTCAAGTTCATAGCTGGCAAAAGATTAGAGAATGTTAATATGAAAGCTAATAGAATCATGACAACTCTTTTAGAATGATGTCGCATTTGTTTTCCTCCTTTATAATGGTTGGATGTCGTACTTTCCCAATATACTTGAGCTGTGTAAATGCATTGTTGTCTGACGGTAAAGTAATTGTAAAAATTCTAACAACTCCAACTTTATTATGAAGTACAGACATCAAAGAGGACATACGACATATTAACCTAATTTGCTACACTTTATAGTTCAAAAGTTTTAAAAATAATCAGAATAATAGGCTTTTTGTCACATTGTGGTATATATTACTAAAAAATATATAAGAAAAACCGTTTCCTAAGCAAAATCCTAGGAAACGGTCTTATCTATAACTAATGATTTTTCAATTCCAGTACTTCTTTTTCAATCTCAACTGTTAGTGTATCTCCTTGTAAATCCACTATTTGGAAGGTCAATGTTTTCGGAAAGTCTTTTACTTCTTTATAATCTTCCAATGCATCCTCTACCATTAATGTAATGGTGTTCTTTTCTGCATCATGTTTCCACGAACCCATATAGGTCAAAGTTGTACCTGCTGTATAGTCGTTAATGGAATAGCTCGCGAACTCTTCTTCCTGCAGACTCAACCCATAATATACATCTTGGTCGGTGACAACACTCCATAATTCTTTTAATTCAGCAGGAACTTTTTCTGAACTATCTTTAGCGGTGTCAGCTTCCTCTGTTGAAGCCGAATCTGGATTTGCAGTTCCTTCTTTTACATAATAGAATGTGTTTAACGTATCTACATCCAACAGCTGTAATGTGTCATCATGAAAAGCCTGAATGTCCATCGTCATGGTGCGCAGTCCTTCTCCATGTTCAAAGCTGAGAGTCTGACGGAGGTAATCATACGACCAGATACCTTCAATGCTTGGAGTGGACTCGCCATTTGCGTATCCCTCATAATTACCGTCTTCATATAGCTGAATTCCCATTTGGAAGGTACCATCTTCCTGATACGTGCCCCACTTTCCAACGAGCTCGTTTCCATCTTCTGAAACATTCAAGAGGACACTGTCACGATCGATTCCCGCATTTTTATCTAAGTCTTTAAGATCTTGAGTAGTAATGGTTCCATCTCCCACGGGATAAGCATACGTCAGCGACAGCAAAGCATTCGCACGACTGAGCAACAGCTCTCCCTTTTCCACATTTTCTGCACCTGTATTGATATGTGTGAGATCCTCCTTGCTTAGCGCCTCCCTCATGATGCCCAGATACACTTGAAATTCTACCA
Proteins encoded in this region:
- a CDS encoding DUF6359 domain-containing protein; its protein translation is MRHHSKRVVMILLAFILTFSNLLPAMNLTTYAAEEQSTAITVEQAIANNSGTATVEGYIVGTVISGTNYDLDAPFTTATNLAIADSPTETDFSKMLPVQLPSGSIRSGLNLVDNPGNHHAKIQITGSLAAYFSVPGLRSPTDYTIIDGGQEPEPPAEPELITLEEARTKNVGQEVIVQGVVTADNAAIGGGKLSTYIQDETAGINLFSNSLSGFPNLVEGQVVEVRGKIAEYNGLLEIMPNTNGIEILAENEALPAPTPITIEELQTATVAEPLEGQLVTVTGYVSSKPSTPAGGGYNVTLTDSDFNSTTLRVMEGTNAIDALEEGKWYEITAILSQYNTYQILPRKASDIVLAEEQPEPPSAAGEYPAVVERVTDGDTIRITSPLFGSQSVRYVNIDTPETYHSVRNDLDQNQKDKGNEATAYMQTLLQPGDEVILKVGEEPTDNYGRLLAQVLRKEDRLNTNLEMVREGYAVTYFIHPVGPENEYNEFQTAVKEAKDAGKGIWNAADPLLELPTFFRARYEGNPLTKPVGNSDTKEYVQPTEWEDVPVEKRVFFWNEADAIAAGYTPVDDGGEEEPNPGELVSVQLIGMNDLHGKIDQTYDLAEDYGVAAAGRMDYVSAYLKDRREQNPNTLIMHAGDMIGGSSPVAALLQDEPVVEIMNEIGFDIGTVGNHEFDEGTTEFLRMVNGGDHPEGKGTEGYEGMNFPNVCANCVWKDSGETFLPPYEILEVGGEQIGFIGVNTTATLNMVIPDGIQDITFTDEVDAVNEATQELKEQGIRSIVVLSHMPASQDGDSATGDAANLANNVDDEVDVIFAAHNHEIVNAIVDNKLIVQALDYGKAFSAVELEIDPETGDIVNKEAEIVFVDQSKMDPDPVVAEILANYENRIAPILNEVIGVAEIAMEGGYGVRGEIGDNALGNLIADGMKAEMDADFALMNGGGIRDSLNQGDITWGELFNIQPFNNVLMKLEITGADLYTIMNAQLQAPYGPDYSISGFHYTWDGSTYKVVDITFPDGTPIDKEATYTVVTNNFMATSTGSKYRPIGELGKNPVTGPEDLEATVNFVRSFDGPINYVAEGRISEVGEPGGDIGTVTIAEAREAANGSVVTIEGVVTTTSGAWGQKGFYVQDETGGTYVFQNTEDVVPGDVVKLTGAVGAYNGEFQISSLSAFEKTGTADVPAVQVLTPAELGSGNESELVSIEGVEISDLEEVNNYGTFEFIATKDGESVLVRVDNRTGLKFSDFAFENGDTVTITGISSIFNETIQLKPRSVDDIVEYDSYEEPEVKYTVENKFLDAKGKELKKLERKSNVTINTTIANHVRDAREFTVSVELVDKHGRVKHSSEENYEVTGESEELFSTEVAIPANHNGQRYTLTVVVKDVEGNVVERSEIK
- a CDS encoding DUF3994 domain-containing protein — translated: MKIGRVVGIGILTFTLTGCQAVADFKEGFENGYKQGVAEANVEVNPVSKEEYEVEVLDKTKAFYEKLGQTLKDLQEAETIDQEMLDALYEEIDSMELLTRELVALEPPEVYADADQVYEEAMVEFQVYLGIMREALSKEDLTHINTGAENVEKGELLLSRANALLSLTYAYPVGDGTITTQDLKDLDKNAGIDRDSVLLNVSEDGNELVGKWGTYQEDGTFQMGIQLYEDGNYEGYANGESTPSIEGIWSYDYLRQTLSFEHGEGLRTMTMDIQAFHDDTLQLLDVDTLNTFYYVKEGTANPDSASTEEADTAKDSSEKVPAELKELWSVVTDQDVYYGLSLQEEEFASYSINDYTAGTTLTYMGSWKHDAEKNTITLMVEDALEDYKEVKDFPKTLTFQIVDLQGDTLTVEIEKEVLELKNH